The following proteins come from a genomic window of Ictidomys tridecemlineatus isolate mIctTri1 chromosome 9, mIctTri1.hap1, whole genome shotgun sequence:
- the Areg gene encoding amphiregulin, translating to MRTPLLPQAPVVLWLLILGSGHHAVGLDLNDTDSGKGEPLSKNHSTSGPEVASRNETTPGIEISPVTETPSSTEVSSGTDYDYLEYDAELQISGYIVDDSVRVEQVIKPKKNKTESEKTSDKPKRKKKGGKGGKNRRNKKKKNPCDAEFQNFCIHGECKYIENLEAVTCKCHHDYFGERCGEKSMKTHSMGDRDFSKVALAAIAAFVSATSFTAVAVVITVQLRKRYFREFEEEAEEQKKLQQENGHAHSIA from the exons ATGAGAACTCcgctgctgcctcaggcgccggTGGTGCTGTGGCTCTTGATCCTCGGCTCAG GCCATCATGCTGTTGGATTGGATCTCAATGACACTGACTCTGGGAAAGGGGAACCATTGTCCAAGAACCACAGTACTAGTGGACCTGAGGTTGCTTCAAGAAATGAGACGACCCCAGGAATTGAGATTTCCCCTGTGACTGAAACGCCTTCTAGTACTGAAGTGTCCTCAGGAACTGACTATGACTATTTAGAATATGATGCTGAACTACAAATATCTGGCTACATCGTGGATGATTCAGTCAGAG ttgaaCAGGTAATTAagcccaagaaaaacaaaacagaaagtgaAAAGACTTCAGATaaacccaaaagaaagaaaaagggagggaaaggtggaaaaaatagaagaaacaaaaagaagaaaaatccatgTGATGCAGAATTTCAAAATTTCTGCATTCATGGAGAATGCAAATATATAGAGAATCTGGAGGCAGTAACATGCAA ATGTCATCATGATTATTTTGGTGAACGATGTGGAGAAAAATCCATGAAGACTCACAGCATGGGTGACAGAGATTTCTCAAAAGTTGCATTAGCAGCTATAGCTGCCTTTGTCTCTGCTACAAGCTTCActgctgttgctgttgttattacaGTCCA GCTTCGAAAAAGATACTTCAGAGAATTtgaagaagaagcagaagaacaaaagaaactTCAACAAGAAAATGGACATGCACATTCTATAGCATAA